DNA from Colletotrichum higginsianum IMI 349063 chromosome 7 map unlocalized unitig_7, whole genome shotgun sequence:
TCGTCACGATTTTTGTTGTTTGATTTGCCTTGTAATTTTCTGGGCGTGTCGTCGCCTCCGACCCTTTGTCGCCCAGCCTCCTCCCGTTGACGGGTTGCACGTCGAACCTCAATCCGTTCGAGCCGTCGCAACAACGTCCACCACCTTTCGAACGACATCTCAATAGAACAAGACCGGGTCGACCCACGTCGGTGTCTTTAGTCTTTGTCGGATTTTTATTGTCTTGTTCTCCGTAATCAGGACCTGGTCGCAGttcccaccgccgccctttGCGCGATCATCGTCGAACAACCATCGGCGTAGACCCGCAACAGACGGCGCGCGCCGAGTACTCATCCATCCCAAAACACAATGGCCAACCATCACCCGTCGCCGACCATGGCCATGCAGGGACAACAGCATGGCCCTCCTgggcctcctccgccgccggggatgcAGCAAGGCCAGAACTATGCGCCTTCGCGCCAGATCCTCCTGATGAACGAGGCCGTCTGGATGCAGATCGGTAAGCATACCGTGACAAACCGCGCGCGTGCACGACTCTCTAACAACCGATACAGGTAGCTtcgccgagcttctcggcaacctcgaggaggccatgaagGCCTACGACCGGGCGCTGCAGGCGAACCCGCAGTCCGTGGCGGCAATGAATGCCATCAGCTTGATCTTGCGCACCCGCGAAGAGTTCCACAAGGCCGTCGACTACCTGCAGGCGATTCTCAAGATTGACAACACCAATGGCGAGGCTTGGGGCAGCTTGGGTACGTGTCGCATGCACCACGCTCCCGAACGCGCCCCGACGAACGCGACTTGCTAACTGCTCTCAGGCCACTGCTATCTCATGATGGACGACCTGCAGCAGGCCTACGCCGCCTACCAGTCTGCCTTGGTCAACTTGCGGAGCCCAAGGGTTAGTAGCGCTGCCTCCGGCTCTGTGGGTTTCTCAAACACTAACACGGCACAGGAGCCCAAGCTGTGGTACGGCATAGGCATCCTTTATGACAGATACGGCTCTCTGGAGCACGCCGAAGAGGCCTTCTCGCAGgtgatgcagatgcagccCGACTTTGAAAAGGCCAACGAGATTTACTTCCGTCTCGGCATCATATACAAGCAACAGCAAAAGTACGGCCAAAGTCTCGAGTGCTTCAAGTACATTGTCAACtccccgcctcctcccctgACGGAAGAGGACATTTGGTTCCAGATCGGCCATGTCCACGAACAGCAGAAGGACGTAAGTATTCGATTCTGGTTCTCGACAAACGTCCCCGTTGCTAACCTAGGACACAGTACGACAGCGCCAAGGCTGCCTACCAAAGAGTCCTCGAACGCGACCCGAGCCACGCAAAGGTCTTGCAGCAGCTCGGCTGGCTTCACCACCAACAAAGCAGTAGCTTCCAAAGCCAGGAGCGGGCTATTGAGTTTTTGGAGAAGTCGGTGGCCGCCGACCAAGGCGACGCCCAAAGCTGGTACCTGCTTGGTCGCTGCTACATGTCCCAGCAGAAGTACCCCAAGGCCTACGAGGCGTACCAGCAGGCCGTCTATCGCGATGGGAGAAACCCGACGTTCTGGTGCTCCATTGGCGTGCTATACTACCAGATCAACCAGTACCGCGATGCTCTCGACGCTTATTCCCGTGCCATTCGGCTCAACCCCTTCATCTCCGAAGTCTGGTATGACCTGGGCACGCTGGTAAGTTTGCAACTCTTCAGACTACCGTGAATGATACCGTTGCTAACCAACGCTTAGTACGAGTCTTGCAACAACCAAATCAGCGACGCGCTTGACGCTTACCAGCGAGCCGCGGAGCTTGACCCGCAGAACCCTCACATCAAAGCGCGTCTGCAGCTGCTGAggaacggcggcgccaacggAGGGCAACCCCCCAGCGCTCCTCAGCCTGCCGATGTTCACCCTCAAGCATATCAAGTTGGTCCCCCGGCACCCCAGTGGGGAAGCTCTGCTCCGCAGTCCCAGCAGCAGGGTGGACAGCagccaccgccaccacccgGTCCCGGCGGTCCTGGCAGCAACGGCTGGGGTAGACTCGCGGACATCAACCCCCCTCCGCAGCCCCCCAACCCTTACGAGCAGCGCGGTGAGCCATTCCGCGGGCCTGCTCCTCCTATGCCGCGTCAGCCTAGCCCCAggcaggagcagcagcagcagcagcaacaacaacagcagcagcagcagcaacagcagcatgGTGGCCGGCCGCCCTATCCGGAGTCGATCCGTCGGATgcccagcccgccgtcgCATTACTCCGGGCCGCCGCAGcctcctcagcagcctcaggGTGCTcccacctcggcgccgcgcaCCATTAACCCCAACTACTCTCAGCAGTCTTCTGCTCAAATGCCGCCGATGAATGCGGGGCCCAACGGCCCTCCCAGCCAGCCGCCGCAGTTCCGCGGCACCAACAGCCCTCGACCTGGCGAAAGGCCCATGCATGACAACCGCATGCCCTCTCCCAAGTCGGCATACCCCCAacatccgccgccgccgccgccgccgtacaGTCATCACCCTGACGGCCCCACCCCCGGCCCCATGGAGGCTGGTGCCCCGCCACCGCCCCCTCCCGGCGCGATTGCCGCAGACCCTGCAGCGCAGCGCAACGAACATGACCGTCCCGCCTCCGTGGGCCCGAAGCGCATG
Protein-coding regions in this window:
- a CDS encoding Tetratricopeptide, with the translated sequence MANHHPSPTMAMQGQQHGPPGPPPPPGMQQGQNYAPSRQILLMNEAVWMQIGSFAELLGNLEEAMKAYDRALQANPQSVAAMNAISLILRTREEFHKAVDYLQAILKIDNTNGEAWGSLGHCYLMMDDLQQAYAAYQSALVNLRSPREPKLWYGIGILYDRYGSLEHAEEAFSQVMQMQPDFEKANEIYFRLGIIYKQQQKYGQSLECFKYIVNSPPPPLTEEDIWFQIGHVHEQQKDYDSAKAAYQRVLERDPSHAKVLQQLGWLHHQQSSSFQSQERAIEFLEKSVAADQGDAQSWYLLGRCYMSQQKYPKAYEAYQQAVYRDGRNPTFWCSIGVLYYQINQYRDALDAYSRAIRLNPFISEVWYDLGTLYESCNNQISDALDAYQRAAELDPQNPHIKARLQLLRNGGANGGQPPSAPQPADVHPQAYQVGPPAPQWGSSAPQSQQQGGQQPPPPPGPGGPGSNGWGRLADINPPPQPPNPYEQRGEPFRGPAPPMPRQPSPRQEQQQQQQQQQQQQQQQQHGGRPPYPESIRRMPSPPSHYSGPPQPPQQPQGAPTSAPRTINPNYSQQSSAQMPPMNAGPNGPPSQPPQFRGTNSPRPGERPMHDNRMPSPKSAYPQHPPPPPPPYSHHPDGPTPGPMEAGAPPPPPPGAIAADPAAQRNEHDRPASVGPKRMREWEEDSSHKRPANDENRARLDDVRPRRPSTPPGPRDQYRRNSSEARRFEDQRRAEDQRRAEDQRRADDMRRGEDQRHANDGYHPSEAAHHPPSHPMPSNHLPPMQSAAAPMQSLLHDGAQNGPGPASGPAPGVKEYPAEERPPIEHTPAPRPPQSNEPERAARKMDVDEDYDDSGEDEKKGAVPTANGSGPAAASGETKTPTSASINGLMGPTPKVESA